A window of Fibrobacter sp. UWH6 contains these coding sequences:
- a CDS encoding ATP-binding protein — MAFKRKIYSKLLDWKNTTQGKKALLIEGARRIGKSTIAEEFARHEYRSHILIDFNDVSDAVINAFNNLLGDLDTFFMVLSTEYGVELFNRESLIIFDEVQRFPKARQSIKKLVKDGRYDYLETGSLISIQQNVKDITIPSEERAMDMHPMDFEEFCDALGESMLVKYIKNCFAKKIPLESGLHEKAMLIFKEYILVGGMPQSVAAFLEKRSFQRSDEEKRDILKLYRDDIMKIEDRYQSRVLAIFDQIPAFLSQHEKRIVFSEIQAGSYFAQYADTFFWLGNSRIVNECFNCTDPNVGLTLNEERAYIKCYMGDTGLLASHAFSENAITENELYKQILNGKLNLNEGMLYENAIAQMLRANGHKAFFYTHYNEEKHRNDIEIDFIITDNNKVNFKIFPIEVKSGKRYKYESLTRFCEKFRKRIGEAYIIHPKNFEIKDDGIICLPAYMAMCL; from the coding sequence ATGGCATTCAAAAGAAAAATCTACTCCAAGCTGCTTGACTGGAAAAACACCACCCAAGGGAAAAAAGCCCTGCTCATCGAGGGCGCAAGACGTATCGGCAAGTCCACCATCGCCGAAGAGTTCGCTAGGCACGAATACAGATCCCACATCCTTATCGACTTCAACGATGTCTCCGATGCAGTAATTAACGCGTTCAACAACCTTCTGGGAGACTTGGACACATTTTTCATGGTGCTTTCCACCGAATATGGCGTAGAACTTTTCAACAGGGAATCCCTGATTATCTTTGACGAGGTGCAGCGATTTCCAAAGGCAAGGCAATCCATAAAGAAACTCGTAAAGGACGGGCGCTACGACTACCTTGAAACGGGATCCCTCATTTCCATACAGCAGAACGTGAAGGACATCACGATACCTTCCGAAGAACGCGCCATGGACATGCACCCCATGGACTTTGAGGAATTTTGCGACGCACTTGGCGAATCCATGCTGGTCAAATACATCAAGAACTGCTTTGCAAAGAAAATTCCCCTAGAAAGTGGGCTTCACGAGAAAGCCATGCTCATCTTCAAGGAGTACATTCTTGTTGGCGGCATGCCCCAAAGCGTCGCGGCGTTTCTTGAAAAGCGGTCCTTCCAAAGGAGCGACGAAGAAAAGCGGGACATTCTGAAGCTGTACCGCGACGACATCATGAAAATCGAGGACCGTTACCAGTCCCGCGTACTGGCAATCTTCGACCAGATTCCCGCATTCCTTTCGCAGCACGAAAAGCGCATCGTCTTCAGCGAAATCCAGGCGGGCTCCTACTTTGCACAATATGCAGACACCTTCTTCTGGCTCGGCAATTCAAGGATCGTCAACGAATGCTTTAACTGCACTGACCCTAATGTAGGCCTGACACTTAACGAAGAAAGAGCCTACATAAAATGCTACATGGGCGACACCGGTCTCCTGGCAAGCCACGCCTTTAGCGAAAACGCCATAACCGAAAACGAACTTTACAAGCAAATTCTCAACGGCAAGCTCAACCTGAACGAAGGCATGCTGTACGAGAACGCCATAGCGCAAATGTTACGTGCAAACGGACACAAGGCATTTTTCTACACCCATTACAACGAAGAAAAGCACCGGAACGACATCGAGATCGACTTTATCATAACCGACAACAACAAGGTGAACTTCAAAATTTTCCCCATCGAAGTCAAGTCGGGCAAGCGGTACAAATACGAATCGTTGACAAGATTCTGCGAAAAGTTCCGCAAGCGAATCGGCGAGGCATACATTATACACCCAAAAAATTTCGAAATCAAGGACGACGGAATTATTTGCCTACCAGCCTACATGGCCATGTGCCTATAG
- a CDS encoding FISUMP domain-containing protein, with translation MLDKFIKTICIAFLSIGIFACSESSSSAPDEEEISSGLESSDSDSPESSSDSKSSSSTKYSSTTHIDISEINIDEGFYLDENTGIKHKTVTVGPFVWLAENISVKPKVINSTCYGNDEKSCEKYGRLYRPLDAGELCPGNFRLPLKSEWEYLVRNGRIFDEKFGITLGGFCNTSDSSGCVGADSVGAFITAKNKAFHISKDSSYATEQDNMTYYSLRCMKYAHVVAKFDDLPECDDEARTLVDSFYVWSIKDDLHCGEYGWRPVYSSSIFVDHCDDAGALFKSDTAIFVCRSKRFYKSETWSYAAPVDLYDCDDSMRDSVMTIGPITQVCEEDGWRSLEEIEKVYGFCKKPSQYRTEMFQNLPYTCDENGWNLSLQTILSSSSINIYSSSSNPASCTKELSVKVDGNTAMRCEAGSWVAISDTVYLGVCNQAKMNKVTAIGTKSYQCRTYGWQQLSSIEQSIGACTDTTFGKIKTYRDTSYLCRIEVPSSQSQNVQFSWGKITNDVASLGACTADLIGTIKKTASGISYKCTSNSWVAASVSDVYGNCSSTKTKLSGVFNGVEYICDIDRGSYQWYAMQPIDSVAGYCAKPRANLLISYKDVYYICSGTPDPNVWKEATREEILKKCTTALEGAIYSDSMVTAKCTASSWKAVLTETLKDPRDGNVYYTTTFDGKTWMAENLRYKGAGVDRFWYPNDNIKYESRGLLYQWHTAMQLDSIYDKTILGYDQIKPQWQGLCPAGWHIPDEDELSSLRRAVNNSKIPVYAIGLKVAGTGFRYQWYRNGIDVVTGFEKIDTTGYFWGASFANSKTTIISDVVDYDNFSTTTPEMYMLNSKVFAHGVRCVKDY, from the coding sequence ATGTTAGACAAGTTTATCAAGACTATTTGCATTGCCTTTTTATCCATTGGCATTTTTGCTTGCAGCGAAAGTTCTAGCAGCGCACCAGATGAAGAGGAAATTTCGTCTGGGCTTGAGTCCTCCGACAGCGATTCCCCGGAATCTAGCAGCGATTCTAAAAGTAGTTCTTCTACAAAGTATTCTTCGACTACGCATATCGATATTTCTGAAATTAATATCGATGAGGGCTTTTACCTGGATGAAAATACAGGCATCAAGCACAAGACGGTTACGGTCGGCCCGTTTGTTTGGCTTGCAGAAAACATTTCGGTAAAGCCGAAGGTCATCAACAGCACCTGCTACGGTAACGATGAAAAGTCTTGCGAAAAGTACGGCAGGCTTTACAGGCCGTTGGATGCGGGGGAGCTGTGCCCGGGCAACTTTAGGCTACCGCTCAAAAGCGAATGGGAATACCTTGTGCGGAATGGAAGAATTTTTGATGAAAAGTTTGGAATTACGCTTGGCGGATTCTGCAATACTTCGGATTCCTCCGGTTGCGTTGGCGCTGATTCCGTAGGAGCATTCATTACGGCAAAGAACAAGGCCTTCCATATTTCGAAGGATTCAAGCTACGCAACGGAGCAGGATAACATGACCTACTATTCGCTGCGCTGCATGAAATACGCCCATGTGGTAGCAAAGTTCGATGATCTTCCAGAATGTGACGACGAAGCGCGTACCCTTGTGGATTCTTTTTATGTATGGAGCATAAAAGACGATCTGCATTGCGGGGAATATGGTTGGAGGCCCGTTTATTCTTCGAGTATCTTTGTAGACCACTGCGACGATGCCGGTGCGCTGTTCAAGAGCGATACTGCCATATTCGTTTGCAGGAGCAAGCGCTTTTACAAATCCGAAACATGGTCCTACGCAGCACCAGTCGATCTTTACGACTGCGATGATTCCATGCGTGATTCCGTCATGACGATAGGCCCCATAACGCAGGTCTGTGAAGAAGATGGCTGGAGATCGCTCGAGGAAATTGAAAAAGTCTATGGATTCTGCAAAAAGCCCAGCCAGTATAGGACGGAAATGTTCCAAAACCTTCCATATACCTGCGATGAAAACGGCTGGAACTTGTCGCTGCAGACAATCTTGAGTTCCTCTTCGATCAATATTTATTCCAGTTCTTCAAACCCGGCGAGCTGCACCAAGGAACTTTCTGTAAAGGTTGACGGCAATACGGCAATGCGTTGCGAAGCCGGGAGCTGGGTCGCCATTTCTGACACCGTTTACCTTGGCGTTTGCAACCAGGCGAAAATGAACAAGGTTACCGCAATCGGAACCAAGTCTTACCAGTGCCGCACCTACGGCTGGCAGCAGCTTAGCAGCATTGAACAATCCATTGGCGCATGCACCGACACTACCTTCGGCAAAATCAAGACGTACAGGGACACATCCTATTTGTGCAGAATCGAGGTTCCGTCATCGCAGTCGCAAAACGTACAGTTCTCCTGGGGGAAAATAACAAACGATGTAGCTTCTCTTGGGGCATGCACTGCTGACCTTATCGGCACCATAAAGAAAACTGCAAGTGGAATTTCTTACAAGTGCACGAGCAATTCATGGGTTGCCGCTTCGGTAAGCGATGTTTATGGAAATTGTTCTTCGACAAAAACTAAACTGTCGGGCGTTTTCAACGGAGTCGAATACATTTGCGACATTGACCGCGGATCGTACCAGTGGTATGCAATGCAGCCGATTGACTCGGTAGCAGGCTACTGCGCAAAACCCAGGGCAAACTTGCTGATTAGCTACAAAGACGTGTACTACATCTGCTCTGGAACCCCCGACCCTAACGTTTGGAAGGAAGCTACAAGGGAAGAAATACTCAAGAAGTGCACAACTGCGCTGGAAGGTGCTATTTATTCCGACTCAATGGTTACCGCCAAGTGCACGGCCAGTTCATGGAAGGCTGTTTTGACCGAAACCCTCAAGGACCCTCGCGATGGAAACGTTTACTACACAACTACTTTTGACGGAAAGACCTGGATGGCCGAAAACTTGCGCTACAAGGGCGCTGGAGTAGATCGTTTCTGGTATCCAAACGACAACATCAAATATGAAAGCAGGGGCCTCCTTTATCAATGGCACACTGCTATGCAGCTTGATTCCATTTACGACAAGACCATCCTTGGATATGACCAGATAAAGCCGCAATGGCAGGGACTTTGCCCGGCAGGGTGGCATATCCCGGATGAAGACGAACTATCGTCGCTTAGAAGAGCAGTGAACAATTCGAAAATTCCTGTATATGCAATCGGCCTGAAAGTCGCAGGGACAGGCTTCCGTTACCAATGGTATCGTAACGGCATTGATGTTGTTACAGGTTTTGAAAAGATAGATACTACCGGCTACTTTTGGGGAGCTAGCTTTGCTAACAGCAAAACTACGATAATTTCGGATGTTGTGGATTATGACAATTTTTCGACCACAACTCCAGAAATGTACATGCTCAACAGCAAGGTTTTCGCTCATGGCGTCCGTTGCGTCAAGGACTACTAA
- a CDS encoding FISUMP domain-containing protein: MKIICFKALALGCAVPIFMALVACGDDSGSGPSKDGSEQSNQDVLDTVPHESSFDSLNVGEFYDSKSGNTYALVRFKTYQWLMSDIHYDTFSAGPMCYDLDDANCENFGMLYRATKAEKACPEGFEIPSEQDWKELKKYRSSLDKEQQFGMNVRKAGFCSEADDGELSCQMQGSKSFYLTANNTVFVTNDGLTGSFAPAENNGFYSLRCISRTYIVKSVENLPTCDSSSQMSLGEFYVTDAQSNYRCNGSYKWVDNFNSDCEHVRKGYTSVVNDTTYICKYGSWEIAEIDDVDLECGAANDGSTTKFNGVDYVCQNDSWRKFTATEIKLGLCNAEALGFVGSIKNDNYYCDSTGWRKASFEDIVEECNKKKEGLYIPYNGDYYGCNDTGWVRLSDIEIEFGFCTSKIAGALDTLNEVIYVCNDSLRWRTANLVDVYGKCTETRNGDSATFNENRYACTDTSWRAFTTLEKTLGKICYSKRFGSLEKDGYNAYYVCDSTGWHSAGASYISKVHGECTADRAYDIVDWTSGGNTSPTRYYCSTSGTWSVSSTLEQKIGLCQASNRGEFKVYNGSNYMCDSTGWRTATDKDFLGKCDNSNLGATKKYISKYYGCSEKGWVVTTALNWSIGTMCMENFEGETATYAGASMVCNGSNWVLSGDLTQALGACDEINYRKLVNGLDGQRYFCNGTSWAISK; encoded by the coding sequence ATGAAGATCATTTGTTTTAAAGCATTGGCTCTTGGGTGCGCAGTACCAATCTTTATGGCACTCGTAGCCTGCGGCGATGATAGCGGTTCTGGTCCATCCAAGGATGGTTCCGAACAGTCAAATCAAGACGTTTTGGATACGGTTCCGCATGAATCCTCGTTTGACAGCCTGAACGTGGGAGAGTTTTACGATTCCAAGAGCGGCAATACCTATGCTTTGGTGCGGTTCAAAACGTACCAGTGGCTCATGAGCGACATTCATTACGATACGTTCTCTGCCGGCCCCATGTGTTACGACCTGGATGATGCGAACTGCGAAAATTTCGGCATGCTCTATCGTGCTACAAAGGCGGAGAAAGCTTGCCCAGAGGGCTTTGAAATTCCATCGGAACAGGATTGGAAAGAGCTGAAAAAATACAGAAGTTCGCTAGACAAGGAACAACAGTTCGGTATGAACGTCAGGAAGGCTGGATTTTGTTCCGAGGCCGACGACGGTGAACTGAGCTGCCAAATGCAAGGTTCGAAGTCGTTCTACCTGACAGCGAACAATACCGTATTCGTGACAAATGACGGGTTGACCGGTTCCTTTGCGCCTGCCGAGAATAACGGTTTCTATTCGCTACGCTGCATTTCTAGAACCTACATAGTGAAGTCCGTAGAAAACCTCCCTACCTGCGATAGTTCTTCTCAAATGAGCCTCGGGGAATTCTATGTGACGGATGCCCAGAGTAACTACCGCTGCAACGGCTCCTACAAGTGGGTTGACAACTTCAATAGTGATTGCGAACATGTAAGAAAGGGCTACACCTCGGTAGTCAACGACACTACCTACATTTGCAAATATGGTTCCTGGGAAATTGCAGAAATAGATGACGTGGATCTTGAGTGCGGTGCTGCCAATGACGGCTCTACAACGAAGTTCAACGGCGTTGACTATGTTTGCCAAAATGATTCCTGGCGCAAGTTTACCGCTACAGAAATAAAGCTTGGCCTATGCAATGCCGAAGCTCTTGGCTTTGTCGGTTCCATTAAAAATGACAATTACTATTGTGATTCTACAGGGTGGCGCAAGGCTTCTTTTGAAGACATTGTAGAGGAATGCAACAAGAAAAAAGAAGGGCTATATATTCCGTACAATGGGGATTATTATGGTTGCAACGATACCGGCTGGGTCCGCCTTTCTGATATTGAAATTGAATTCGGCTTTTGCACAAGCAAGATTGCGGGTGCGCTAGATACGCTAAATGAAGTTATCTATGTGTGCAACGATTCCCTGAGGTGGAGGACGGCAAACCTTGTCGATGTCTATGGCAAGTGCACAGAAACCCGCAACGGAGATTCCGCAACATTCAATGAAAATCGTTATGCCTGCACGGACACTTCTTGGCGCGCGTTTACCACCCTTGAAAAAACTCTTGGCAAAATTTGCTATAGCAAGAGGTTCGGTTCACTGGAGAAGGACGGGTACAACGCCTATTATGTTTGCGATTCTACCGGCTGGCATTCTGCGGGGGCAAGCTACATTTCGAAGGTTCACGGGGAATGTACCGCTGACAGGGCATACGATATTGTTGACTGGACTTCAGGCGGTAACACTTCGCCAACAAGATACTACTGCTCTACAAGCGGCACCTGGTCTGTATCTTCTACGCTAGAACAGAAAATCGGCTTGTGCCAGGCAAGCAACCGTGGCGAATTCAAGGTGTATAACGGCAGTAACTACATGTGCGATTCTACGGGTTGGAGAACCGCTACAGACAAGGATTTCCTTGGAAAGTGCGACAACAGTAACCTGGGTGCGACCAAGAAGTATATCAGCAAGTATTATGGCTGTTCCGAAAAGGGCTGGGTCGTTACTACGGCGCTCAACTGGAGCATCGGGACTATGTGCATGGAAAATTTCGAGGGCGAAACGGCAACCTATGCCGGGGCAAGCATGGTATGCAACGGCAGCAACTGGGTTTTGTCTGGCGACTTGACGCAGGCCCTTGGCGCATGCGATGAAATAAACTATAGAAAGCTTGTTAATGGGCTAGACGGCCAGCGCTATTTCTGCAACGGAACGTCATGGGCTATTTCGAAGTAA
- a CDS encoding FISUMP domain-containing protein, translated as MKNTFSRKFTVCTFAGVLGAAFIGCGDDGSSSPKGTGLPAEVADMEELETYECSMDVIGEKVFVESEDLLYECDGDAWFKSYDQTKPSSTSTKSSSSKKSDGSSDSKNSDKDGSSSSDATTSSSSAKSSSSRPTEILEPEITVNETCTEVGACDAMVKTDISTWHFVRKDNFGDDAEYTYTVDGKDLIVTIKSADGSTDSKTYSMYNMESEAGVEMAFNAAKSTCKNGGGNDNKVKSCVKDTVKALPECDASREGFIGKKDSSSYVACKSGSWVKATDLEIELKSACVKDLRGEMMPAYDLEKMDSVFYVCGISGWRDAWTFEIAVGSGCTESLLGEIRSVYPSPYNSRDTIYFICKKAGDDWREASSLERNTYKKECPKDFKLVPGNIHTDMLYVCDSSSFREATGSEQAIGLGCTSENLGAKIDLEGYPLKCYKFSESGSWGLDDESIVEGTFTDKRDGRAYRTVTYGSHTWMAENLNYAYKGVKYNYNGYTFDSTSWCYNNDTDYCDEYGRLYTWSAAVDSAGIMNDDCENCGFESSAVPKRTPVRGICPDGWYLPDSTEWLLFLQVASFWNSFSKERLQSENLWKDGKGTDYWKFSVKPSGIKKSTLCVGDCFYNLGFSASFWSSTPHDFNEKKDAAMASIDQVSIGMGSFRHSKTTAYSVRCIKDSD; from the coding sequence ATGAAAAATACATTCTCCAGAAAGTTTACGGTTTGCACCTTTGCGGGGGTGCTTGGTGCTGCGTTTATCGGTTGCGGGGACGACGGGTCGTCTTCGCCGAAAGGGACGGGGCTCCCCGCCGAAGTGGCCGACATGGAAGAACTCGAGACATACGAGTGCAGCATGGATGTCATCGGCGAAAAAGTGTTCGTGGAAAGCGAAGACCTTCTGTATGAGTGTGATGGTGATGCGTGGTTCAAGTCTTACGACCAGACAAAGCCGAGTTCGACTTCTACAAAGTCGTCGAGCAGCAAGAAGTCCGACGGGTCCAGCGATTCCAAGAATTCTGATAAGGACGGTTCATCGAGCAGCGACGCTACGACATCTAGCAGTTCTGCGAAGTCCAGCAGCTCGCGCCCGACGGAAATCCTTGAACCCGAAATCACCGTGAACGAGACCTGCACCGAGGTGGGCGCCTGCGACGCCATGGTCAAGACCGACATAAGTACATGGCACTTTGTTCGCAAGGACAACTTCGGCGACGATGCGGAATACACCTACACGGTGGACGGCAAGGACCTTATCGTGACCATCAAGAGTGCCGACGGCTCGACTGATTCTAAGACTTATTCTATGTATAATATGGAATCCGAAGCGGGCGTGGAGATGGCATTCAATGCCGCAAAATCGACTTGCAAGAACGGCGGCGGGAACGACAACAAAGTAAAGAGTTGCGTGAAGGATACGGTAAAGGCGTTGCCAGAATGCGATGCGAGTAGGGAAGGATTTATCGGAAAGAAGGATTCTTCGTCCTATGTAGCCTGCAAGTCGGGTTCTTGGGTCAAAGCGACTGATTTGGAAATAGAGCTGAAGTCTGCCTGTGTCAAAGATTTGCGGGGCGAGATGATGCCTGCGTATGACTTGGAAAAAATGGATTCAGTTTTTTATGTCTGCGGAATTTCAGGCTGGAGAGATGCTTGGACATTTGAAATTGCTGTAGGATCGGGGTGCACGGAATCTCTTCTAGGGGAGATTCGCTCTGTATATCCTTCGCCATATAATAGCCGTGATACAATCTACTTTATTTGTAAAAAAGCGGGCGATGATTGGCGTGAAGCGTCCTCTTTGGAAAGAAACACATACAAAAAAGAATGCCCAAAAGATTTTAAGCTGGTTCCTGGAAATATACACACCGATATGCTGTATGTCTGTGATTCTAGTTCATTTAGGGAAGCTACAGGTAGCGAGCAAGCGATTGGACTTGGCTGTACAAGTGAAAATCTTGGAGCGAAAATAGATCTTGAAGGGTATCCATTAAAATGTTATAAATTTAGTGAATCAGGCTCTTGGGGGCTAGATGATGAATCTATTGTCGAGGGAACCTTTACTGACAAAAGGGACGGTAGGGCATACAGAACTGTGACTTATGGAAGCCATACTTGGATGGCGGAGAACTTGAATTATGCTTACAAGGGTGTGAAGTATAATTATAACGGCTACACTTTTGACTCTACTAGCTGGTGCTATAACAACGATACGGACTACTGCGATGAGTATGGCCGTCTCTATACCTGGTCCGCTGCCGTAGATAGTGCTGGAATTATGAACGACGACTGCGAAAATTGTGGTTTTGAATCATCCGCTGTTCCGAAGCGGACTCCTGTACGCGGTATTTGCCCTGACGGCTGGTACTTGCCTGATTCAACGGAATGGCTTCTATTCTTGCAGGTAGCTAGTTTTTGGAACAGCTTCTCTAAAGAACGTTTACAAAGTGAAAACCTTTGGAAAGATGGTAAGGGAACTGATTACTGGAAATTTTCCGTTAAGCCATCAGGAATTAAGAAAAGTACGCTTTGCGTAGGCGATTGTTTTTATAATTTAGGCTTCAGTGCTAGTTTTTGGAGTAGCACTCCTCACGATTTTAATGAGAAAAAAGATGCTGCAATGGCTAGTATTGATCAAGTTTCAATAGGCATGGGTAGTTTTCGCCATTCAAAAACAACAGCTTACTCCGTCCGCTGCATCAAGGACTCCGACTAA
- a CDS encoding FISUMP domain-containing protein: MKNTFAKKFTVCALAGVLCFALTACDDSSSAGGDDVILSGDSREESSDSRSNDKDEAISSNGKVESNRSSSSAKETKDSSDTKSSSSVKSGNSSNSHKGDSSSSVGSSSSEKQSSSAMSKVESSSSEEMKNAWDYLNPDVDYGEFIDERDGQVYKTVVICDREYGENCRIWMAQNLNYAYTGVPYKYSADNRIYVSDSTSWCYENDSFNCDKYGRLYTWSAAMDSAAQFSENAGTECGYMRSCTPNNLHRGICPDGWHVPTNAEYDTLFFYTGGFLSASWNLKSASSWYSGFSANQYGFSVLPAGIRDYNGNFVDERYRTYFWTASAGNMNDYAWGKCFYYKDSEASKVGKQKKVGLSLRCVKDSN, from the coding sequence ATGAAAAATACATTCGCGAAAAAGTTCACGGTCTGCGCCCTTGCGGGGGTGCTCTGTTTCGCCCTGACCGCCTGCGATGATTCGTCGTCGGCGGGAGGCGATGACGTCATTCTGAGTGGCGATAGCCGCGAAGAATCCAGTGATTCTCGCTCCAACGATAAGGATGAAGCAATCTCCAGCAACGGTAAAGTGGAGTCGAATAGGTCCAGTAGTTCGGCAAAAGAAACGAAGGACTCATCTGACACCAAGAGTTCCAGTTCTGTGAAGTCTGGAAATTCTTCTAACAGCCATAAGGGCGATTCTAGTTCGTCGGTTGGTTCTTCTTCGAGTGAAAAGCAAAGTAGCAGTGCCATGAGCAAGGTAGAGTCTTCGTCGAGTGAAGAAATGAAAAATGCATGGGATTATCTAAATCCGGACGTAGACTATGGTGAGTTTATCGATGAACGGGATGGACAAGTGTACAAAACCGTGGTTATATGCGACAGAGAATATGGCGAAAATTGTCGAATTTGGATGGCCCAGAACTTAAACTACGCCTATACCGGAGTGCCTTATAAGTACAGTGCCGACAATAGAATCTATGTTTCAGACTCCACCAGTTGGTGCTACGAAAATGATTCTTTCAACTGCGATAAATACGGTCGTCTTTACACCTGGAGTGCAGCGATGGACAGTGCCGCACAGTTCAGTGAAAATGCAGGAACTGAGTGTGGCTATATGAGATCTTGTACACCAAACAACCTGCACCGTGGCATTTGCCCTGATGGCTGGCATGTGCCTACAAATGCAGAGTATGACACCTTGTTTTTTTACACTGGTGGTTTCCTCAGTGCTAGTTGGAATTTAAAATCCGCTAGTAGCTGGTATAGCGGTTTCAGTGCTAACCAATACGGCTTCTCGGTGCTTCCTGCCGGTATTAGGGACTATAATGGCAATTTCGTCGATGAGAGATACCGCACCTACTTTTGGACTGCTTCTGCGGGTAATATGAATGACTACGCTTGGGGCAAGTGTTTCTACTATAAAGACAGTGAAGCATCAAAAGTCGGCAAACAGAAGAAAGTTGGCCTAAGTCTTCGTTGCGTCAAGGACTCAAACTAG